One genomic region from Sulfurimonas sp. hsl 1-7 encodes:
- a CDS encoding ABC transporter permease, giving the protein MFINALLLAIKEIRRNLLRSFLTVLGIVIGVASVIAMVILGDGTTAHITQNISKLGSNMLTLTPGAERRGPASAGITTKPFNIDDIAVLQRETTYISAVAPSTAASLTAVYGNENHTTAVYGTNNDYFTIRDWTIDKGRTFTEQELSSGKAVCVIGHTVQEELFGQQNPINKNIRLEKFSCQVIGTLESKGAAGMRGMDQDDFIAVPIRMFQRRISGSRDISAILLSFKKDANIEEAKKEVTLITREIRRIRKGMDDDFHVHDMRDIIQTMTSTTKMLTYLLGSVAAISLLVGGIGIMNIMLVSVTERTREIGIRLAIGAMEREVLLQFLVESIVLSSLGGIIGIIIGLAIAFGATNYFDIPFIINTTVIVVAFIFSMFVGIFFGYFPAKKAAKMNPIDALRHE; this is encoded by the coding sequence ATGTTCATTAATGCCTTATTGCTTGCCATAAAAGAGATCAGAAGAAATTTACTGCGCTCATTCTTAACGGTGCTTGGAATCGTGATCGGTGTTGCTTCGGTTATTGCCATGGTGATTTTAGGGGATGGGACAACTGCACATATTACGCAAAACATCTCTAAACTCGGAAGCAATATGTTGACATTGACTCCGGGAGCTGAACGAAGAGGTCCGGCATCTGCAGGGATTACTACAAAACCTTTTAATATAGATGATATTGCTGTGCTCCAAAGGGAGACAACCTACATCAGTGCGGTTGCTCCTTCAACTGCCGCAAGTTTAACAGCCGTTTACGGAAATGAAAACCATACGACGGCGGTATACGGTACAAACAACGACTATTTTACCATTCGTGACTGGACCATAGATAAAGGAAGAACATTTACAGAGCAGGAGCTAAGCAGCGGAAAAGCCGTGTGTGTAATAGGACATACGGTTCAAGAGGAGTTGTTTGGACAACAAAACCCGATCAATAAAAATATACGTTTGGAAAAATTTTCATGTCAGGTGATAGGTACCTTGGAGTCTAAAGGGGCTGCGGGTATGCGGGGGATGGATCAAGACGATTTTATAGCAGTTCCGATCAGGATGTTTCAGCGCCGTATAAGCGGGAGCAGAGATATCAGTGCAATTTTACTTTCATTTAAAAAAGATGCAAATATAGAAGAAGCAAAAAAAGAGGTCACACTCATTACGCGTGAGATCAGACGTATCCGTAAAGGGATGGATGATGATTTTCATGTACATGATATGCGTGATATCATACAGACCATGACATCTACGACGAAAATGTTAACCTACCTGCTTGGCTCGGTCGCTGCTATTAGTTTACTTGTAGGTGGTATCGGGATTATGAATATTATGCTGGTTTCCGTTACCGAGCGTACCCGCGAGATTGGTATTCGTCTGGCCATAGGTGCGATGGAGAGAGAAGTGTTATTGCAGTTCTTGGTAGAGTCGATCGTACTTTCATCTCTGGGTGGAATAATAGGGATTATTATAGGTTTAGCGATCGCATTTGGGGCTACAAACTACTTTGATATACCGTTTATTATCAATACGACGGTGATAGTGGTAGCTTTTATATTCTCTATGTTTGTAGGGATTTTCTTTGGATATTTCCCTGCAAAAAAAGCGGCAAAAATGAATCCTATAGATGCACTAAGGCATGAATAA
- a CDS encoding bacteriohemerythrin produces the protein MKDELHINIPLMDEKHDEFLQILSLIKSCTSKQFLPLFAELIEHTREHFSFEEKLMDKYEFYAKTEHKEEHKNLLSEMEYFYAQAQKMPMFGKAYINDYAYDKFKRHVINIDSQFAMFLKEQNIEL, from the coding sequence ATGAAAGACGAGCTACATATAAACATACCCCTTATGGATGAAAAACACGATGAGTTTTTACAAATACTTTCTCTTATAAAGTCTTGTACATCAAAGCAGTTCCTACCTTTGTTTGCAGAGCTTATAGAACATACCAGGGAGCATTTTAGTTTTGAAGAGAAACTGATGGACAAGTATGAATTTTACGCAAAGACGGAGCACAAAGAGGAGCATAAAAACCTGCTCAGCGAGATGGAGTACTTTTATGCACAGGCGCAAAAAATGCCTATGTTTGGGAAAGCTTACATCAATGACTACGCCTACGACAAATTTAAGCGCCACGTCATAAATATCGATTCTCAATTTGCAATGTTTTTAAAAGAGCAAAATATAGAGTTATAA
- a CDS encoding ABC transporter ATP-binding protein, with protein sequence MEKEPISLKYLFKLVLQKKRALVWGQIITFITILISVPIPLMLPVMVDEVLLDKPAQIVSTIDQLFGSGNAFYYIALVTFAVVFLRFIYFIFTVVITKIFTKIAKYVTFEVRKKVIEHLKITSMNEYETIGSGAITANLITDVNTLDSFIMTSASRFVASVLTMIAVGIVMIAIDPVLGLLILLIQPLIMFISKKMVKRVGVLKKEENESIERFQEDIGESLELFGQIKASNKENYFFSKAITQAEDIQKTSNEYGYKSVAFEKLSYTIFLIFFELLRASGLLLVAYSDLSIGMMFAMFGYIWFIMTPVQDILSMQYSYSSATAAIKRLNRVLGLKTEASGAEQLNTQKIALKLSHVNFSYNKEKRVLEDISLEIPSGAKVALIGASGSGKTTLAQIISGFYEKESGSYQCNGIEIEDIDKHSLREKIFLVLQMPILFNASLRFNITMGDESISDEQIFKALEIAQLSEMLKGMPKGLETIVGHHGIRLSGGQRQRLSIARMIIADPSVVIFDESTSALDVHTEAKLYATLTPLLKDKTVITIAHRLSTVKNADMIYVLENGKIVQQGTHEALEEEEGHYMEFIKRQLL encoded by the coding sequence ATGGAGAAAGAACCAATCTCTTTAAAGTATCTTTTTAAACTGGTTTTACAGAAAAAAAGAGCCCTTGTCTGGGGACAGATAATCACTTTTATAACGATACTTATAAGTGTCCCTATCCCTTTGATGCTCCCTGTTATGGTCGATGAGGTGCTCTTGGATAAACCGGCTCAGATAGTTTCGACAATCGATCAGCTTTTTGGAAGTGGAAATGCTTTTTATTACATAGCACTTGTAACTTTTGCGGTGGTATTTTTACGCTTTATCTATTTCATCTTTACGGTTGTGATCACAAAAATCTTTACCAAGATTGCAAAATATGTCACGTTTGAAGTGCGAAAAAAGGTGATCGAGCATCTAAAAATCACCTCTATGAACGAGTACGAAACGATTGGAAGCGGCGCTATTACCGCAAATCTCATCACCGATGTAAATACGTTAGATAGTTTCATTATGACAAGTGCCAGCCGTTTTGTCGCTTCGGTTTTGACAATGATAGCGGTGGGGATTGTGATGATAGCGATCGATCCTGTTCTTGGACTTTTGATACTCTTGATTCAGCCCTTGATTATGTTTATCTCCAAAAAGATGGTCAAACGTGTGGGTGTGCTCAAAAAAGAGGAGAACGAATCTATTGAGCGTTTTCAGGAGGATATCGGGGAGTCTTTAGAGCTGTTTGGACAGATCAAAGCGAGTAACAAAGAGAACTACTTTTTTTCAAAAGCTATAACACAAGCGGAGGATATTCAGAAAACTTCCAACGAGTACGGCTATAAAAGTGTAGCTTTTGAGAAACTCTCCTATACTATTTTTCTTATCTTTTTTGAGCTTTTGCGGGCAAGCGGACTTTTACTCGTGGCGTATAGTGATCTGAGCATCGGGATGATGTTTGCGATGTTTGGCTACATCTGGTTTATTATGACACCGGTGCAGGATATCCTTTCTATGCAGTACTCATACTCTTCGGCAACTGCGGCTATCAAACGACTCAACCGTGTCCTTGGTTTAAAAACGGAAGCTAGCGGAGCAGAGCAACTAAACACACAGAAAATTGCTCTAAAACTCTCCCATGTGAATTTCTCTTACAATAAAGAGAAAAGGGTGCTTGAAGATATCTCTTTAGAGATCCCAAGCGGTGCAAAAGTAGCCCTTATTGGTGCAAGCGGCAGCGGAAAAACAACGCTTGCACAGATCATCTCCGGTTTTTACGAAAAAGAGAGCGGCAGTTATCAGTGTAACGGCATAGAGATCGAAGATATTGACAAGCACTCACTTCGAGAGAAGATATTTTTAGTGTTGCAGATGCCTATACTTTTTAATGCCAGCTTACGTTTTAATATTACGATGGGGGATGAGAGTATTAGTGATGAGCAAATATTTAAAGCCCTTGAGATCGCACAATTAAGCGAGATGTTAAAAGGGATGCCAAAGGGGCTGGAAACTATTGTAGGGCATCACGGTATCCGTCTCTCAGGTGGACAGCGTCAGCGTCTAAGCATTGCCCGTATGATCATAGCCGATCCGAGTGTGGTGATCTTCGATGAATCCACCTCTGCACTCGATGTACACACAGAAGCAAAACTCTATGCGACACTTACACCTCTTTTAAAAGATAAAACGGTGATTACGATCGCCCATCGTCTAAGCACCGTTAAAAATGCCGATATGATCTATGTCCTTGAAAATGGAAAAATCGTACAGCAGGGGACTCACGAGGCACTTGAAGAGGAGGAGGGGCACTATATGGAGTTTATAAAAAGACAGTTGTTATAA
- a CDS encoding ABC transporter ATP-binding protein, giving the protein MSEKKNSPLIEFRKVKKVYGSGEATAYALKGIDLAIEKGEFVAIMGPSGSGKSTMMNIIGSLDVPSSGEYLFEGADVGSLDKDQLALLRRYYLGFVFQGFNLLAKTTALENVELPLIYKGIKPQERKKMALEALEKVGIAQVWDHTPGELSGGQQQRVAIARAIVTNPKILLADEPTGNLDTARSIEIMELLQKFNKEQGITVIMVTHEEDMASFAQRIIHFKDGLIENIELNGKGRDVH; this is encoded by the coding sequence ATGTCCGAGAAAAAAAATTCCCCATTGATTGAGTTTAGAAAAGTTAAAAAAGTGTACGGTAGCGGAGAAGCTACTGCATATGCACTCAAAGGGATTGACTTAGCGATTGAGAAAGGGGAGTTTGTAGCCATCATGGGACCGAGCGGTTCGGGAAAATCGACTATGATGAACATTATAGGTTCTTTAGATGTTCCAAGCAGCGGAGAGTATCTGTTTGAGGGTGCCGATGTCGGAAGTTTAGATAAAGACCAGCTCGCTCTTTTAAGACGCTATTATCTGGGATTTGTTTTTCAAGGGTTTAATCTTTTGGCAAAAACGACAGCTCTGGAAAATGTTGAACTCCCTCTGATCTATAAAGGGATCAAACCCCAAGAGCGTAAAAAGATGGCTTTAGAGGCGTTGGAAAAAGTGGGCATAGCGCAGGTATGGGATCATACTCCAGGAGAGCTCTCAGGTGGACAGCAGCAACGTGTAGCGATTGCAAGAGCGATAGTGACAAACCCTAAAATACTTTTAGCCGATGAGCCGACGGGGAACTTGGATACGGCAAGAAGTATAGAGATAATGGAGCTGCTGCAAAAGTTTAATAAAGAGCAGGGGATTACCGTTATCATGGTTACGCATGAAGAGGATATGGCAAGTTTTGCACAGAGAATTATCCATTTTAAAGATGGTTTGATCGAAAACATAGAGTTAAACGGAAAGGGTAGAGATGTTCATTAA